DNA sequence from the Procambarus clarkii isolate CNS0578487 chromosome 9, FALCON_Pclarkii_2.0, whole genome shotgun sequence genome:
TATTAAAATGTTGACTCTAAAACGTATACCATATTGTACCGTAATTTAACCTTTTCTGCGGAGAATTAACTCACAAATAGTATAAAATTGTCAAATATGGTTTGCTATTAAAAAGCTTCtctttaaatattaaattaactTCCAACATTGGCGTGAGGCTAACAGAGGAATATGACCTCAGGCAATGGTCCCTTGTGAGGTGAAGCGGTTACTTAGTCTTAATTTTCATTCAATTTTTTAACTATGGAAACATACTTGACTACATTATTTAATAGTTTTATTATGGATCATTTTTCACCAGTTATTTTGTCAATATGATTTAGCAAATTGTCACAACgatgtaaatatattaaaaaaatatcatgTGTGTGTTTTGTAGGCCGGTGTGTTTTATTCCCTGCCAGACATACGAGCTTGGGTATATGATTCTTAAATGGATTTGTAATcattaaacatatttaattttATGTCGTAGTAATGTGATTAATGTTAAAAAAAGAATATCTTAATCATTCGTAAGGATAGCTCTTGTAATAATATTGTGAAACATGAGTGATGCCATAATCCTACACGTACGATAAAAGGCCAGACAACGTCTGGCATCGCGGGGTGAGCGCTAGTCTGAATTGGGTTCCGAAGGTGTAGGTGTGGCGTGATTTCTTAAATGTTTCTTATTTCTCTAGTTTAACGCGTCTATGGCATGACACTCCGTTCATGTTGAGCGACAGACAAGTTAAGCCTCGCATTCTGTCATGGGATCCTTCAATAGCACTTCATAACGGAAACTGAAGTGAATTTTTGGCAACGAGTTATCCAAGAAATCCTGACTGCCCACAAGATAACTCTTCAGTGATGGGTACCCCTCAGTGACCCCTGGTACCTGCCCTACAGTGACCCTGGTACCCCATACCGTAGTGACCCCTGGTACCTGCCCTACAGTGACCCCGGTACCCCATACCGCAGTGACCCCTAGCAGTCACCGAATAGTGACCCTGGTACATACCTGACAGTGACCTTGGTACCTATCTACTGGTAACCCTGGTACCTATCTCTCAGTGACTGATTCATACCCTGCAGTGACCCAGGTACCCACTTAGTGGTGACCCCTGATACTCGTCTAGCAGTGATCCGTGATGCCCAACTAGCAGTGACCCCTGATGCCCAACTAGCAGTGACCTTGGTGCATACCCAGCAATGACCCTGGAACCTACCTAGCAGTGTCCTCGACACCGCCCCTATGTCGATCACTGCATGTGCCAAGGTGAGGTGTGCTTTCTGAACTGAATTGAACTGAACGATCAAGGGAACAAAATGATTTTATGAAGCTTGTGACAATTGCATTACGTGAAAATACTGTTTTGACTTCGAAGACAATCAAAAAAGTTAATTGACGTTCTTCGATTAGATGTGTTTTAGCGAATATTTATAGACACGGATCAAAAATGGGTAAAATACCAGAAGAAAATTTTGACTCGCACAGCGCGACCCGAATGCAGAATGTTGTGCAACAGATGAACAGGAGTGCCAGATGCCGGTGCTGCCTGTggatggtggcactgtggtgcgCTGCCACGGTCATCTTCATGCTGGCGGGATACGACACCGTCGTCCATTCAGTCGCCGTGGATCAGATGGTACTACGCCAGGGCGGCCAGAAGTATGAGTCGTGGATAGACACGCCAGTTCCTGTTTATTACCGGGTTCATGTCTTTAACCTGACCAACCCCAGCCATTTCATGGCAGGAGAGAGACCCAGGGTCCAGGAGCTCGGGCCCTACGTCTACCTTATGAAAGAGAGCAAAGAAGAGATTGCCTTTCACAAGAACGGCTCTGTCACCTATCGCTCTAGACCCATGTATTTTTTCCAGCCCCACATGTCGACTGGTGCGGAGGAAGACGTAATCATATCAGTCAATATTCCATTTGTAAACGCAGCAGACGCGGTCAAGGACCAAGGGTTTCTACGTATGATCATACAGGTGGCCAAAAAAATTCACGGCTTCCAAACTGTACGAAAACTCACTGTTGGGGAGCTCTTGTGGGGCCACAAGTCTCGGGTTATGGATTGGGCGAGGACTCTCCAGGAATTGCCTTACCCTCACCAGTTGTTTGGACTCCTGGTGGGGTTTAATGACTCTGTGCAGGAACCCTACACCATGCACACGGGCAAGGGCAATGCTGCTATGATGAATCAGATATTAGCCTGGAACGGGCGGCAGACACTGGACTTCTGGAGTGGTGATCAGTGTAACGAAATAAGAGGTACGGATGCCAATGGGTTCGCCCCCGGAGTGTCAAAAAAagacaaattatatatttttaatggCCAGCTTTGTCGAGCAATACCTCTAGTATACAATGAAACAGTCACCCAATCAGGTATTGCTGCCTTCCGCTTCGTGCCCCCTGACGATGTCTTCTCTTACGGCATCAACCACCCCGAGAACGCGTGCTTTTGCAGCGAAGGTGGATGTCCTCCCTCTGGGATCCTGGACATGAAGCCATGCTACTGGGGGGCCTCCGTCGGCTTCTCATTTCCTCACTTCTATAAGGCTGATCCAAAGCTACGACACATCGTTCTTGGTCTCAGGTGAGGATACTAGTGCTTACTTTGTTTAATTAACACTAGCCTAATAATATATCTAGcatattttaaaagttttaaattaAGTATTTTTCTGAGGCATTGTACATTAGGTGTATAATGTACAGTATACgcctgacaattataaatagttttATTGTCAACTATAAACAGGATCTGCAAATCTGATTCAGAATGAAATAAATATTGCAGTATTATCGTGCAGAATACGTATTTCTGTTCAACTTGGCAACTTTTGATGTAACAGGTATCACGGAGAAACCTTCTAACTCAGAAAGCAATCAAAGTGACTCTTTTCATACCAAGTAATTATTGAGCGGTAGTGAAGTGAACGACGAGGCAGGCAGTCAGGTATTGCTGTCCAATCAGGTGTTGCTGTCGGGACACTACAGGATACAGGATATCACTACAGGATAAATGTGATAAATGTTGTGCCTACCTTGCTGTATTTTTTCTAACTTTGCTTCAACTTATGTTTATCTTCTATAAatctaaaatagagtaaatggttCCAATCAAATGGATTATATTCTATCTACTTTTGAATCCATATATGGAGTCTTTTTCCATCTCACGAAtcgagaaatcatctcaaggtaactatCGTAAACAAAAAAATACTTTAAGTGTGTTCCACTCATTCCCTACCCTTACACTGAATAAATTGTAATGACCGTCTGGTACCTTTGGTGTTATATTTCCATCTGTGTCATCTCACCTTGTTCCCTCCAATGTCAGTCagtctgtattttttttttaatatctggCACATACCTCTTGAATATAGTTTGTAGTGATTGTCTCCAGCTTCGTTTCTCTTCCAGTTACGTGAGGCTCCATGCTTTTTGTCTGTCCTTGTAGATATTTCAGTTCGTAGACTAGCCCAGTGAATGGCCCCTGAACTTTTGAACTTAGCCACTTTCTTCCTATTCTTGTAGAGGTGAAGGTTCCATGCTGACACTGCATACTTAGAAATTGGTTTAACAAACATGATGTGTAGCGCTTTAAATTATTCATAGTTTAGAGTCCATGGAGCAGTACTTAATGTTGCTGTTTTAAAGAACACGTTAAAGTAGCGGTGACAACTGCAATAAATGTGATAGGTTGGATAACCTGTGATGTTGCTTTTTAAAACAAATGTACTGTTTagcgtggaatattgttgcacacttacAGACCCATTCAAAGCTGAAAAAGTTGCTTATCTGGAGAACGTGCAGGAAACTATTAATGCCCAGATCTGGAGAGGAGGTGTGAGATCCATCACaatttacacctggaaaatattTGAAGGACAAGTTCCAAGTCAGCACATTAAAATAATTCCTTACACTACCAGAAGTTATGGTAGAATGTAAAATGTCATCCCTACATTTTGAAGTAGGGATGCAATAAGAGCTTGAGACATTTGTCTAAACATTTAAGTACCAAAGGCGTTTCAATTTCTTTCTCAAATTTAAATATAAGAGGCATCCCTCTTTTGGCGTCCAACTCGTCCTAATACAGCGTTGCATTTTGACCcatactttacctaaggccaaaaatcgtcgtatttGAAAATGGTTGtgtctcgcgaaattgacattgtcccattttctgtattgggtcctctggtaggttaggatatggtctttagtatgacagtttcttgatgttgggaaaccttaggaggacgggctgattcaAGGGAGAACCTGATAAACACTTCTAAAAGGTACTTGATTAACAGGACCATAATTCCTACATCAAACTGCGTGCGCCGGTGTCCAACAGTGTGGTCGGAGCCAACTCTAGCTAACCTCAAGGTTAAGCAGTTTACACCATTGATGAATGAACAAGTCAGTTTGTTTGCATTATACTCCAACAgtcgtttaacatcccctttacATTTGTTCCAGACAGCTGTTGGTAGGCTTTTCTAAGTTTTATGTATCATGGAGTCCATGCCTATCTTGTGAATAGTGGTATAGGTTGCATACATCTCTGAATATTtatttagttaagcaagttacagCATTGATGAGCTAAGTGTAGAGTTCGTTAACAGTTTATTCACAGTTTTTGTAAGCTTAGTGTAATTAACACGGTTGCAGTCACATAATGGGTTCGTGAACTGCACCCGAGTGTTCTGTCGACATGTGTAATGTGTAATATACTAGTTACAGGTTGTATTGTCTAAATTTGGCACTAAGTTACATGGGGAAATGATATACCGGTAATTGTATTAGTCACTACTACTGTATCTAACATTACGGTACATGGTCATGAAGTAAGTTATGTTGGAACGAGAAAAGAAGATACCATTCACAAAGAGAGTGGGACGAGGCACTGTGTAGTGTAATATCCACGAACGCTTCTGGTTAGGCTAAAGCACCTTAAATCAGATGCTTGTCAAATCGTGAGAGTTGACTGCACATCACACCTGTGCAGGGATCAGTGCAACGCGGGTGACATTATAGCCAACACCGCATCCTGGTGTCTTCCTACTTCTCTCGTTGAACAAGTCCAATCTTTGAGGAAGTTCACTGTCATTAGCTATGGTTATGCCCCGCGTTAAGTATGGATTTAGCGTTTATAATACCAAGAGACAACTGTTATGATTGTTTGATTTTATGGTTTTTAATCCCTTACTTTGGTTGACTTCTGGAGTAATACTTCcatagatttatatttatttcgcATGAtgtcacactgtacttcccttcatatagtctagggtagctgcacaaatgcagatgtacctaatgtattaattaaaaaaaataccttattcactctttgtgttgatgatatcctcaaaatgcatccgaagtctgccagtgcagactgcctatcacttgcctctgtatgactaaccatcctgtgtgatggggatcttTTAGCgtcacgtagttagcttttttttgacactgtactccacttcatatagtctagggtagctgcacaaatgcagatgtacctcatgtattaataaaaaaaaatgatattttcggcgcacccacacacccaccgtcGCCAGCCCAACCCACCTTAGTTCCATAAAGGCAGATATACCTAagtatattaattaaaaaaatagtatAGACTCCTAAAGTCCAGAAGTAACTTCTCTCATCCTAAGTGAAAATATTTCAAGCAACTGTTGCTTGCGTCGAAACAACTCTTCAGACACTGCCACCGCACACAATCTGTCAAGGTTTTCTGTAGTACTTTATTATCTGATAGGCTGTAATAACACTAAGGACATGCTTATCTTCCTAAAATAATATTACttttagcaactatttagtcagacGTACCAATATGTACTCCTGGACCCCAAGAGTTCAGTTTTGTATTGTTGAATTAGTTCAAAGAGCATTCTCTTCAATTGGTAATGTAACTCAAGAACCTCACCTAAGTAAACTATACAAGTTGTTACTCTAAGTACTACCATttaggaggaccgggccgcagggacgttgagcACCGAAATCATTGCATAAGCTAGTAGTCCACACAACGGATGGATGTTTAGCACTTGTTTCGAAGTCAgacatttatatatgtatatgcactCTTAATAAGAGGGTCAAAAATAAAATGTTGTAGATACCATCTCGCACTGGgctgcaggaacatgataaagttgatGTCATTGCTAGGCTTGCAGTGAATAAAGACAATGTTGAACGTAATCTTGGGCTATCACATAGATCCCTTAAAAAGGTAACTTTTAGATAAATTTGAAGAGAGTAAAAATAGTGCAAACAGGAACTAGCAGATCCAGTGTTTGTCACAATGAGATATGTCAaacaaaacatgtgtatggggcaagtaacaaaatcAGTAGCCCAACAGACGTTGTCTCAGCTCAGATATGACTTTGGCTACAGGTACA
Encoded proteins:
- the LOC123766171 gene encoding lysosome membrane protein 2 isoform X2, with the translated sequence MGKIPEENFDSHSATRMQNVVQQMNRSARCRCCLWMVALWCAATVIFMLAGYDTVVHSVAVDQMVLRQGGQKYESWIDTPVPVYYRVHVFNLTNPSHFMAGERPRVQELGPYVYLMKESKEEIAFHKNGSVTYRSRPMYFFQPHMSTGAEEDVIISVNIPFVNAADAVKDQGFLRMIIQVAKKIHGFQTVRKLTVGELLWGHKSRVMDWARTLQELPYPHQLFGLLVGFNDSVQEPYTMHTGKGNAAMMNQILAWNGRQTLDFWSGDQCNEIRGTDANGFAPGVSKKDKLYIFNGQLCRAIPLVYNETVTQSGIAAFRFVPPDDVFSYGINHPENACFCSEGGCPPSGILDMKPCYWGASVGFSFPHFYKADPKLRHIVLGLRPDPEKHRTEFDIYPDLGVPLRVKLRMQMNVMLDRSQALERARHFDVVLPIFWFEVGVDSLPGEVVGLLKLAQNLPPVVKTTSVTLCTALTLIFLILLLAQTVAAWCGWGSAGSRKRPHTPDDLPHHTHFRPTSPLWEYDELHKPPRRGDSVASSASYKGSLTLPQPGVDMPIIDDHTLLPPYRRCHNLDIPDTVVRPNSVANESIDTDQVPPPYSPGPVQRTPSMVSVEIHITASDDELPDLPSNPAKMDIPLDQCPPAYEATAQLPPVEDEVEVEESERATPSTLQPIPGEPVVAPLARVEEDSLDMEENCESSYPSLPPEYSPRYSKSPGGSHQSSRTITPLATSSPQGSDGVNNSNLPPPLESDL